One Polaribacter sp. SA4-12 genomic window carries:
- a CDS encoding SRPBCC family protein: protein MAKIELETIININDITIVFDLIRSIDLHKISTEKSKEEAIAGRTSGLIKLSETVTWRAKHLGFTQELTSIITDFESPFFFADEMVKGAFKSFRHEHYLHQKDNRVIVKDIFKYESPLGFLGKIADFLFLKRYMHHFLLERNIVIKEYAESGKWKEVLKRKLF from the coding sequence ATGGCTAAAATTGAATTAGAAACTATTATTAATATTAATGATATTACTATTGTTTTTGATTTAATAAGAAGTATTGATTTGCATAAAATTTCTACAGAAAAATCTAAGGAAGAAGCAATAGCAGGAAGAACTTCTGGTTTGATTAAACTCAGTGAAACCGTAACTTGGCGAGCAAAACATTTAGGATTTACACAAGAATTAACCTCTATAATTACAGATTTTGAATCTCCATTCTTTTTTGCTGATGAAATGGTTAAAGGAGCCTTTAAAAGTTTTAGACATGAACATTATCTTCATCAAAAAGATAATAGAGTTATAGTAAAAGATATTTTTAAATACGAATCGCCATTGGGTTTCTTAGGTAAAATTGCAGATTTTCTATTTTTAAAAAGATATATGCATCATTTTCTCCTTGAAAGAAATATTGTAATTAAAGAATATGCTGAGTCTGGTAAATGGAAAGAAGTTTTAAAAAGAAAATTATTTTAA
- a CDS encoding glycosyltransferase family 2 protein, with amino-acid sequence MKIAIVILNWNGQKLLEQFLPSVVDFSSKDAAVYIADNASTDSSISYVKEYFPSIKIVENAVNGGYAKGYNDALQSIDADIYCLLNSDVEVTENWLKPIIDVFKTDEETAIIQPKLLDFKDKTKFEYAGAAGGFIDLYGYPYCRGRVFNHLETDKGQFNDTTDVFWASGACLFIRSKVYHKLEGFDEDYFAHQEEIDLCWRTQNNGYKIKYVGESTVYHVGGATLQETNPHKTFLNFRNSLFNVVKNVPKKWFLFVIFSRLVLDGVAGIKFMIELRPIHTWAIIKAHFSFYKNFNKFLKKRKKLSKKQDYNLHTSIVWQYFALGRKEFKDLK; translated from the coding sequence TTGAAAATAGCAATCGTCATATTAAATTGGAATGGTCAAAAACTGTTAGAACAGTTCTTGCCATCTGTTGTAGATTTTAGTTCGAAAGATGCTGCCGTTTATATAGCAGACAATGCTTCCACAGATTCTTCAATTTCATATGTAAAAGAATATTTTCCTTCTATAAAAATAGTTGAAAACGCTGTAAATGGTGGTTATGCAAAAGGTTATAACGATGCTTTACAATCTATTGATGCAGATATTTATTGCTTATTAAATTCTGATGTTGAGGTTACTGAAAATTGGTTAAAACCAATAATTGATGTTTTTAAAACGGATGAAGAAACAGCTATTATTCAACCAAAATTATTAGATTTTAAAGACAAAACTAAGTTTGAATACGCTGGTGCTGCTGGTGGTTTTATTGATTTATATGGATATCCTTATTGTAGAGGACGCGTTTTTAATCATTTAGAAACAGATAAAGGTCAATTTAATGATACAACGGATGTTTTTTGGGCTTCAGGTGCTTGTTTGTTTATACGTTCTAAAGTATATCACAAACTAGAAGGTTTTGATGAAGACTATTTTGCACATCAAGAAGAAATTGATTTATGTTGGAGAACTCAAAATAATGGTTACAAAATTAAATATGTAGGAGAATCTACAGTTTATCATGTTGGTGGTGCTACTTTACAAGAAACAAATCCTCATAAAACATTTTTAAACTTTAGAAATAGTTTATTTAATGTGGTTAAGAATGTTCCAAAGAAATGGTTCTTATTCGTAATATTTTCTCGTTTAGTTTTAGATGGAGTTGCAGGAATCAAGTTTATGATAGAATTAAGACCAATTCATACTTGGGCAATCATAAAAGCACATTTTAGTTTTTATAAAAACTTTAATAAATTTCTAAAGAAGCGTAAGAAATTATCAAAAAAACAAGATTACAACCTACATACAAGTATTGTTTGGCAATACTTTGCTTTAGGTAGAAAAGAGTTTAAAGACTTAAAATAA
- a CDS encoding type I restriction enzyme HsdR N-terminal domain-containing protein, with protein sequence MQRLNLPTYNFKLKSSENKTLIFDKLRKKYMVLTPEEWVRQHYVYFLIEEKKYPISLIALEKQLTINNRKKRTDILVFNKEGNHEIIVECKAPSIKITQDTFDQIARYNLKLKANYLIVTNGLEHFFCKMDFENETYIFLKDIPDYK encoded by the coding sequence ATGCAAAGACTCAACCTACCAACTTATAATTTCAAACTCAAAAGTAGCGAAAATAAGACGCTTATTTTTGATAAATTGAGAAAAAAATATATGGTTCTAACTCCAGAAGAATGGGTTCGTCAACATTATGTTTATTTTTTGATTGAAGAAAAAAAATATCCGATTTCGTTAATTGCTTTAGAAAAACAATTAACGATTAATAATCGCAAGAAGAGAACTGACATTTTAGTTTTTAATAAAGAAGGAAATCATGAAATAATTGTAGAATGTAAAGCCCCCTCTATTAAGATTACTCAAGATACTTTTGATCAAATTGCACGTTATAATTTAAAATTAAAAGCTAATTATTTGATTGTAACCAATGGATTAGAGCATTTCTTCTGCAAAATGGACTTTGAAAATGAAACTTATATTTTCTTAAAAGATATTCCTGATTATAAATAA
- the holA gene encoding DNA polymerase III subunit delta, translated as MNEIRNIVSDIKKGNIKPIYFLMGDEPYYIDKISDFIEENILDEAEKGFNQQVMYGRDASIEDIVSSAKRYPMMAERQVIIVKEAQDLSRNIEKLVSYAENPQPTTVLVLNYKYKKLDKRKKLHKAIAKTGFIYESKKLYENQVSDWIRRVLSGKKYQIEPKASQMLVEFLGTDLSKISNELDKLMLILPKETIIDDTHIEENIGISKDFNNFELRKAVGEKNIVKANRIINYFAENPKNNPLVMTISLLNGFFTQLLSFHGLQDKSKNSVAKSIGVSPYFVDEYFLAARNYPMRKVAQVIATLRDADVKSKGVGASQSQKDILKELLFKILH; from the coding sequence ATGAACGAAATAAGAAACATTGTTTCAGATATAAAGAAAGGAAATATAAAACCTATCTATTTTTTAATGGGTGATGAGCCTTATTACATTGATAAAATTTCTGATTTTATTGAAGAAAATATTTTGGATGAAGCGGAAAAAGGCTTCAATCAGCAGGTTATGTATGGTAGAGATGCTAGTATAGAAGATATTGTTTCTTCTGCAAAAAGGTATCCAATGATGGCTGAAAGACAAGTTATTATTGTAAAAGAGGCGCAAGATTTAAGTAGAAATATTGAAAAATTGGTTTCTTATGCAGAGAATCCACAACCAACTACTGTTTTAGTGTTAAATTATAAATATAAAAAACTTGATAAGCGTAAGAAGTTGCACAAAGCAATTGCAAAAACAGGTTTTATTTATGAGAGCAAAAAATTATACGAGAATCAAGTTTCAGATTGGATTCGTAGAGTTTTAAGCGGAAAAAAGTATCAGATAGAACCAAAAGCATCACAAATGTTAGTGGAGTTTTTAGGAACTGATTTGAGTAAGATTTCTAATGAATTAGATAAGTTAATGCTAATTTTACCCAAAGAAACAATTATAGATGATACTCATATTGAAGAAAATATAGGTATTTCTAAAGACTTTAATAATTTCGAATTACGAAAAGCAGTAGGAGAGAAGAATATTGTAAAAGCGAATAGAATTATAAATTATTTTGCAGAAAACCCAAAAAATAATCCTTTGGTAATGACTATTTCTTTGTTAAATGGTTTTTTTACACAGTTACTTTCATTTCATGGTTTACAAGATAAATCTAAAAATTCAGTTGCTAAATCTATAGGTGTTAGTCCTTATTTTGTTGATGAATATTTTTTAGCTGCCAGAAATTATCCGATGCGAAAAGTAGCGCAAGTAATTGCAACTTTAAGAGA